The proteins below come from a single Hemitrygon akajei chromosome 2, sHemAka1.3, whole genome shotgun sequence genomic window:
- the tcf19l gene encoding transcription factor 19: MLSEVQPCLQLLRIGTAPQPSPESGPAAPRDLYTFLPAGQRCTFRLGRQADLTDLRLSSGRADELISRVHAELQAERGSAGDWKVHIVDRSTNGTFVNDVRIPKGQRTELADGDTVTFGHPDAVNIPEGCLASQQDSEFYFLFQKVSVRPVDFDAITIPKVQEQCGFRPVCSTDKCISPQGARIRSFTETPAASRATLILNSIGSISKLKSQLSAFQTVRGGRSQCNDTKGVLGKFQQFSLNGCRPSNNAVAAPAQKRPVTKQRRKTVHTVLPDLELEEELQRFSVEVQQNANSRRHCKSESDVDPDLYRQLTLGVRELSPEPKPTFKKHKLEHNTPVLQNSMENTHITPTGKKRGRPRKHPLGSIPLGSKVTCKVFTHTLYAAEQCAAEQCQLPQEDTVEWVQCDDCDAWYHIACVGCNYIAMKEASAEFHCGCT, translated from the exons ATGCTGTCGGAGGTGCAACCGTGCCTGCAGCTGCTGCGCATCGGCACTGCTCCTCAGCCGAGCCCCGAATCCGGCCCGGCGGCGCCGCGGGATCTCTATACCTTCCTGCCAGCCGGTCAGCGCTGTACTTTTCGCCTGGGCCGCCAGGCTGACTTGACCGACCTGCGCCTGAGCTCGGGCCGGGCTGACGAACTCATTTCGCGGGTGCACGCCGAGTTGCAGGCCGAGAGGGGCTCGGCCGGCGACTGGAAGGTGCACATCGTGGACAGGAGCACTAATG GTACCTTTGTGAATGATGTTCGCATACCCAAAGGCCAAAGGACAGAGCTTGCAGATGGAGATACTGTCACTTTTGGCCACCCAGATGCTGTGAATATCCCAGAAGGTTGTTTGGCAAGTCAGCAGGACTCCGAATTCTATTTCCTGTTCCAAAAGGTCAGCGTCCGTCCAGTGGACTTTGATGCCATAACGATCCCCAAGGTTCAGGAGCAATGTGGATTCCGACCTGTTTGTTCTACAGACAAGTGCATCTCTCCCCAAGGGGCCAGGATACGGAGCTTCACTGAAACTCCAGCTGCTTCCCGAGCAACATTGATTCTGAACTCCATAGGAAGTATCAGCAAGCTGAAGTCACAACTATCTGCATTTCAGACCGTTCGGGGAGGTAGAAGCCAGTGCAATGATACAAAGGGAGTTCTTGGAAAGTTTCAGCAGTTCTCTCTGAATGGCTGCCGTCCCAGTAACAATGCAGTTGCTGCTCCAGCCCAGAAGAGGCCCGTAACCAAGCAACGGCGGAAGACCGTCCACACTGTTCTTCCTGACCTGGAGCTCGAGGAGGAATTACAACGGTTCTCAGTAGAGGTGCAACAAAATGCCAACAGCCGTCGGCACTGTAAGTCTGAGTCTGACGTTGACCCAGATCTGTACCGACAGTTGACTCTGGGTGTTCGGGAACTGTCGCCAGAACCAAAGCCGACTTTCAAAAAGCATAAATTGGAGCACAACACTCCAGTTCTCCAAAATTCAATGGAGAATACTCACATCACTCCCACTGG AAAGAAGCGAGGGCGTCCCCGGAAGCATCCTTTAGGCAGCATTCCACTTGGTTCGAAAGTTACATGCAAGGTCTTCACCCATACACTATATGCTGCTGAACAGTGTGCAGCTGAGCAGTGCCAGTTGCCACAGGAAGATACTGTCGAGTGGGTGCAGTGTGATGATTGTGATGCATGGTATCACATTGCCTGTGTTGGGTGCAACTACATCGCTATGAAAGAAGCATCAGCGGAGTTCCATTGTGGCTGCACGTAA